From Lujinxingia litoralis, one genomic window encodes:
- a CDS encoding CCA tRNA nucleotidyltransferase codes for MKRLFDAFEKAGKELYLVGGAVRDVALGIPMEELDDLDFCTNALPEESLAIIKAANLPYYEVGKEFGTIGAVLRGPESKGYPKDCQVTTYRSAEYYRRGSRHPVVTYGDTIDQDLGRRDFSINSMAMDAGGDFIDPYGGLDDLQAGVLRVVGDPWETLAEDPLRILRAARFQSRLGFAIDAKLRQASADRAECIEDISRERWLQEMTRVLRGAYIHKAMAFLEEVGLLGIILPEVAALRGFHQTSAVPHKDLWEHTLQVVSQCPQVDALNWAGLMHDVGKVWTREVDEETGRVSFYGHEAAGAERFEEVAQRFKMDRATAKEVRHIIEHHGRIPQYSGEWTDPAVRRLVRELDPYTESMLAFARADLTTASPQKRELALERVEALAERVEALEAAESLRPELPAGIGKVLMDAFNLKPSPQVGLLKSALEERIVEGLLESGREAEYYVESLRRDPPEEASEQD; via the coding sequence ATGAAGCGCTTATTTGATGCCTTTGAGAAGGCTGGAAAGGAACTCTACCTGGTGGGCGGCGCGGTGCGGGATGTGGCGCTGGGAATCCCGATGGAGGAGCTCGACGACCTGGATTTTTGCACTAACGCGCTGCCGGAGGAGTCGCTGGCGATCATTAAGGCGGCGAATCTGCCCTACTACGAGGTGGGCAAAGAGTTTGGCACCATCGGCGCGGTACTGCGGGGGCCGGAGTCTAAAGGTTATCCCAAAGACTGCCAGGTCACGACCTATCGTTCCGCGGAGTATTATCGTCGGGGCAGCCGTCACCCGGTGGTGACCTACGGCGATACGATCGATCAGGATCTGGGGCGTCGCGATTTTTCGATCAACTCCATGGCCATGGACGCCGGCGGGGACTTTATCGACCCCTACGGGGGGCTCGACGATCTGCAGGCCGGGGTGCTGCGGGTGGTCGGCGATCCCTGGGAGACGCTGGCCGAGGACCCGTTGCGTATTCTGAGGGCGGCGCGTTTTCAGAGTCGGCTGGGGTTTGCGATCGATGCCAAGCTGCGCCAGGCCTCGGCGGACCGAGCCGAGTGCATTGAGGATATCAGCCGGGAGCGCTGGCTCCAGGAGATGACCCGGGTGTTGCGCGGGGCCTACATCCATAAGGCGATGGCCTTTCTGGAGGAGGTGGGGCTGCTGGGGATCATTTTGCCGGAAGTCGCCGCGCTGCGGGGGTTTCATCAGACCAGCGCGGTGCCGCATAAGGATCTGTGGGAGCATACCCTGCAGGTGGTCTCGCAATGCCCGCAGGTCGACGCGTTGAACTGGGCCGGGTTGATGCATGACGTGGGCAAGGTCTGGACGCGTGAGGTCGATGAGGAGACCGGTCGCGTGAGCTTTTATGGCCATGAGGCCGCCGGGGCGGAGCGTTTCGAGGAGGTGGCGCAGCGTTTTAAGATGGATCGCGCCACCGCCAAAGAGGTGCGCCATATCATCGAGCATCACGGGCGGATTCCGCAGTACAGCGGCGAGTGGACTGACCCGGCAGTGCGCCGGTTGGTGCGCGAACTCGATCCCTACACCGAGAGCATGCTGGCCTTTGCGCGCGCCGATCTGACGACGGCGTCGCCCCAGAAGCGCGAGCTGGCGCTGGAGCGGGTCGAGGCGCTGGCCGAGCGGGTCGAGGCGCTGGAGGCCGCCGAGAGCCTGCGCCCGGAGCTGCCCGCGGGCATCGGCAAGGTGTTGATGGATGCATTTAACCTGAAGCCCTCGCCGCAGGTGGGGCTGTTGAAGAGTGCTCTGGAAGAGCGTATCGTGGAAGGCCTTCTGGAGAGCGGCCGTGAGGCCGAATACTACGTGGAAAGTCTGCGCCGAGATCCGCCTGAAGAGGCGTCGGAGCAGGACTGA
- a CDS encoding MYXO-CTERM sorting domain-containing protein yields MGEKRINQGAGRVWRAAILAGALAVVGCDGGCDMEGFSEVPFPEEHVDKTMPLSAEVRLSSHGLAFMSEQVPNLIGAVQEGGLSFCVPPSDSGDFQVCHEESTCDDGTVGCQLDLTIEHASLTPQAPNVLEANITVGNVLFSLPVEGDLPVFGNTSCWLDLDRAGGERGLPAQVPARVPIRFEVDHQSPFGDLRIEVGEVEANVNGIYYTMSGRGGDEVGCPLLANVAASFLDGTLKRLIADQLNSAVQEAVTGQVCQACGAGEPACKAGSTCQDHQGAQVCVYDNNQQCVPRMLGMEGALEMGAMLGEFSSGEISDIFLTARLADRAVADSGLSLAMRAGFQPQAYETCVPVDPTSRPSFEALAPSPTINSDLKPDGTPFMFGLSLSRRALQHLMWSLWSSGALCISVGSAQVDMLTTNTIGGLVPSVRTLTTRPSPMTIALAPQQAPDVRLGANVVRTQGNDREVEEGLLILDWKDVDLHMYGFVQERQTRLFTLRTDIELPIAVTIDAQGNLFAVIGDVEGALQNIRVLNDELLAGDAQALIDLLPTLMGFALPALTEALADPIELPEFMGYRLLLGDDDIQGIDGNENLGLFANLEFVGTEAGTGLMQWVEAAAGESRVIVTRDQGALPRVEVELEVQALAGGFPAQGEAFEYVYRVDGGLWHLGGLGPKLRLDAPALRLQGEHRIELRTRALDAGARWQQEPTEVLVVVDYEAPTLELSQLADRVEVLASDLVAGDGVQMRYRWLDSAGQGVWSAWGEVRDLDAQEGVEMVEVQVRDAAGQTATETLAVRAQGLGSGDGEQVEGCGGCASGSGQGPASLLLMVGMLLALRWRRRLSSLGWVVALVALSTGCSGDASEACASACAGNESCVEGACVPLSCESQADCPEGFCEGGQCVPGCTEASDCSQDCGVGEVATCGENNQCICEPYCAQGCSETQYCCEQTNRCTEFPDWCAEVSCEPGFEPKVTNLGNSDPAACEATGGTCECVALPPIPMGYWGAYAGLDSNGDLSAVSGYNLLYRDLMMGVARGGLEVDWVFVDGPPSRGRIRGAIDGPRGGRTDVGDQVGTHSALAIDDEEVIHIFYRDEENKALKYARGQESDEGWAFEKITLDDEGDAGYSTAVLRQGAMLHLFYVVRVPESDASELRYRQVAVDAELDTLGEGSFEVLYQGSRAEAALVAHPTIVALHVQPRLVGERLFVGFYDNTRQQGTWMWREADGQWGAPSMMSQVSGAYVSLVPDSSGQVHAAYMDEETPAVAYLAPGATAPELVIDGIRDTAGGWSVAAIGEDVKIFVGEDGAVRLFFHDATHHRLMTGVRAAAGGWTVAEVAGSQEAGSVAHGFYTRAISWAQGGWLVSDMVIDTTVEPAVGEPRLRIVQ; encoded by the coding sequence ATGGGAGAGAAGAGGATAAACCAGGGGGCGGGCCGGGTTTGGCGCGCCGCGATCCTGGCGGGCGCGCTGGCGGTCGTGGGCTGTGATGGCGGCTGCGATATGGAGGGCTTTTCGGAGGTGCCCTTCCCCGAGGAGCATGTCGATAAGACGATGCCGCTGAGCGCCGAGGTGCGTTTAAGCTCCCATGGTCTGGCGTTTATGTCGGAGCAGGTTCCCAATCTCATCGGCGCGGTGCAGGAAGGCGGACTGAGTTTTTGTGTGCCGCCGAGCGACAGCGGAGATTTTCAGGTCTGTCATGAAGAGTCGACCTGTGATGATGGCACGGTGGGGTGCCAGCTCGATCTGACGATTGAGCATGCCTCGTTGACGCCGCAGGCACCCAATGTGCTGGAGGCCAACATCACCGTGGGCAACGTGCTCTTCTCGCTACCCGTGGAAGGGGATCTCCCCGTGTTTGGGAATACAAGCTGCTGGCTGGATCTCGACCGCGCGGGCGGGGAACGGGGGCTTCCGGCGCAGGTTCCGGCGCGGGTGCCGATACGCTTTGAGGTCGATCATCAGAGTCCCTTCGGGGATCTGCGTATAGAGGTGGGGGAGGTGGAGGCCAACGTTAACGGCATCTACTACACGATGAGCGGTCGGGGGGGGGATGAAGTAGGTTGCCCGTTGTTGGCGAATGTCGCCGCGTCTTTTCTTGATGGGACCTTGAAAAGGCTCATCGCTGATCAGCTCAACAGCGCGGTGCAGGAGGCGGTGACCGGTCAGGTCTGCCAGGCCTGTGGCGCGGGTGAGCCGGCGTGTAAGGCGGGCTCCACCTGTCAGGACCATCAGGGTGCGCAGGTCTGTGTGTATGACAATAACCAGCAGTGCGTGCCGCGGATGCTGGGTATGGAAGGGGCGTTGGAGATGGGGGCGATGCTCGGTGAGTTCTCCAGTGGAGAGATCAGCGACATTTTCCTGACGGCGCGTCTGGCCGATCGAGCGGTGGCCGATAGCGGTCTGTCGCTGGCGATGCGGGCGGGGTTTCAGCCTCAGGCCTATGAAACCTGCGTGCCGGTGGACCCGACGTCGCGGCCGTCGTTTGAGGCGCTGGCGCCCTCGCCGACAATTAACAGCGATCTCAAGCCCGATGGCACGCCCTTTATGTTCGGGCTCTCGTTGAGCCGGCGAGCGTTGCAGCACCTGATGTGGTCGCTGTGGTCGAGCGGGGCGTTGTGCATTTCGGTGGGGTCGGCCCAGGTCGACATGCTCACCACCAATACCATCGGTGGTCTGGTGCCTTCGGTGCGCACGCTCACCACGCGGCCATCGCCGATGACCATTGCGCTGGCTCCGCAACAGGCACCGGATGTGCGCCTGGGGGCCAACGTGGTGCGCACCCAGGGCAATGATCGCGAGGTGGAAGAGGGGCTGCTCATTCTCGACTGGAAGGACGTGGACCTGCATATGTACGGGTTTGTCCAGGAGCGTCAGACGCGCCTGTTCACGCTGCGTACCGACATTGAGTTGCCGATCGCGGTGACGATTGACGCTCAGGGCAACCTTTTTGCGGTGATCGGCGATGTGGAAGGCGCGCTCCAGAATATTCGCGTGCTCAACGACGAATTGCTCGCCGGGGACGCGCAGGCGCTCATCGATCTGTTGCCCACGTTGATGGGCTTTGCCCTTCCGGCGCTGACCGAGGCGTTGGCTGATCCGATCGAGCTGCCGGAGTTCATGGGTTACCGCCTGCTGCTGGGGGATGACGATATCCAGGGCATTGACGGCAATGAGAACCTGGGACTCTTTGCGAACCTGGAGTTTGTGGGCACCGAAGCCGGAACCGGCCTGATGCAGTGGGTGGAGGCGGCAGCTGGCGAGAGTCGCGTGATCGTGACCAGGGATCAGGGGGCGTTGCCCCGGGTTGAGGTGGAGCTTGAGGTGCAGGCGCTGGCCGGGGGCTTCCCGGCGCAGGGCGAAGCCTTTGAGTACGTGTACCGTGTCGACGGCGGCCTCTGGCATCTGGGCGGGCTGGGTCCGAAGTTGCGGCTGGACGCCCCGGCGCTTCGTTTGCAGGGCGAGCATCGCATTGAGCTGCGCACCCGCGCGCTGGATGCCGGGGCGCGTTGGCAGCAAGAGCCCACCGAGGTGTTGGTGGTCGTGGATTACGAAGCCCCGACCCTGGAGCTGAGCCAGCTGGCCGATCGCGTGGAGGTGCTCGCCAGCGATCTGGTGGCCGGCGACGGCGTGCAGATGCGCTACCGCTGGCTGGACAGCGCCGGCCAGGGCGTGTGGAGCGCCTGGGGTGAGGTGCGGGATCTCGATGCGCAGGAGGGCGTGGAGATGGTGGAAGTGCAGGTGCGAGATGCCGCCGGTCAGACGGCCACCGAGACCCTGGCGGTGCGTGCGCAGGGGCTGGGATCGGGCGACGGAGAGCAGGTGGAGGGTTGCGGTGGTTGCGCCAGCGGCTCGGGTCAGGGACCGGCGTCGCTGCTCTTGATGGTGGGCATGTTGCTGGCGTTGCGTTGGCGTCGCCGGCTTTCCAGCCTGGGCTGGGTGGTGGCGCTGGTGGCGCTCTCGACCGGCTGCTCCGGCGATGCGTCGGAGGCCTGTGCCAGCGCCTGCGCCGGCAATGAAAGCTGTGTGGAAGGCGCCTGTGTGCCGCTGAGCTGTGAGAGTCAGGCCGATTGCCCCGAGGGGTTCTGTGAGGGTGGGCAGTGCGTGCCCGGCTGCACCGAAGCCTCCGATTGCTCTCAGGACTGTGGCGTCGGGGAAGTTGCCACCTGTGGCGAGAATAACCAGTGCATCTGTGAGCCATACTGTGCTCAGGGGTGCTCCGAGACGCAGTACTGCTGCGAGCAGACCAATCGCTGCACCGAGTTTCCGGACTGGTGTGCCGAGGTGAGCTGTGAGCCGGGCTTTGAGCCCAAGGTGACGAACCTCGGAAACTCCGATCCGGCGGCCTGTGAGGCGACCGGTGGGACCTGTGAGTGCGTGGCCTTGCCGCCGATTCCCATGGGCTACTGGGGAGCGTACGCGGGTCTGGATAGCAATGGCGATTTGAGCGCGGTGAGTGGCTACAACCTGCTCTACCGCGACCTGATGATGGGCGTGGCCCGTGGCGGTCTGGAAGTGGACTGGGTCTTTGTGGATGGTCCGCCGTCGCGCGGGCGAATTCGCGGGGCGATTGACGGTCCGCGCGGCGGTCGCACCGACGTTGGCGATCAGGTGGGCACGCATAGCGCACTGGCGATCGATGACGAAGAGGTGATTCACATCTTCTACCGCGACGAGGAGAACAAGGCGCTGAAGTACGCGCGTGGCCAGGAGTCGGATGAGGGCTGGGCGTTTGAGAAAATCACCCTGGATGACGAGGGGGATGCGGGTTACTCCACGGCGGTGTTGCGCCAGGGGGCCATGCTGCATCTCTTCTACGTGGTGCGTGTGCCGGAGAGCGACGCCTCGGAGCTGCGCTACCGTCAGGTTGCGGTCGATGCCGAGCTGGACACGTTGGGTGAGGGGAGCTTTGAGGTGCTCTATCAGGGGAGTCGCGCGGAGGCAGCGCTGGTGGCGCACCCGACGATCGTGGCTCTGCATGTGCAGCCCCGTCTGGTGGGTGAGCGCCTCTTTGTGGGCTTTTATGACAACACTCGCCAGCAGGGCACCTGGATGTGGCGGGAGGCCGATGGGCAGTGGGGAGCGCCGAGCATGATGAGTCAGGTTTCCGGGGCGTACGTAAGCCTGGTGCCCGATAGCTCGGGGCAGGTGCACGCGGCCTACATGGACGAAGAGACTCCGGCGGTGGCGTATCTGGCGCCGGGGGCCACGGCGCCGGAGCTGGTGATCGACGGGATTCGCGATACCGCGGGTGGTTGGTCGGTGGCGGCGATTGGCGAAGATGTGAAGATCTTTGTGGGCGAGGATGGCGCGGTGCGCCTCTTCTTCCACGACGCGACTCACCACCGGTTGATGACGGGGGTGCGCGCCGCGGCCGGCGGTTGGACGGTCGCAGAGGTCGCCGGATCGCAGGAGGCCGGCTCGGTGGCCCACGGGTTCTATACCCGCGCGATCAGCTGGGCGCAGGGGGGCTGGCTGGTCTCCGATATGGTCATCGACACCACGGTGGAGCCGGCGGTGGGTGAGCCCCGGCTGCGCATCGTGCAGTGA
- a CDS encoding SpoIID/LytB domain-containing protein — MSSRLYGMARWSALIALLGVIWASSQAVAQGRELSTADRVAMLYAPQLNFTRRGDPLIRLGILEGKDEVQFTPSEPIRVLPQGPGGPEIDLPGGVTYTVAMSQGQPGRYKHWVVVDRVAVDQRAGVDEVLGQWEGRGMLPRTFEVGGLFAVRGKVFDSRVILVCVGGADTFDEAQTLRRRLEAEFGINGSVHSERLEFPGGTLTLTGRGMDMRIRHDDVLWVSSRRGREEAIAYTVPGIQKSYNGGEETRRYTGELIFASDKNGQIAVINNLGAERVLKGTVPSEIYASAPQGALRAQAIAARNEIFAAIGVRNLADPYMLRADVYDQVYGGLDNEDPRTNEAVDATRGEVMLAGSRIVNAVYSSNAAGFTENNENVWDAEPWPHLRGRPDAPLDQVPELFRDGITEENIEAFLASDFPAYSKVAPVSSARLYRWEREVEASKPQSWLAERGQDIGRIRHAEVISRGVSGRVIRLRLTGERGQAVVERELNVRRLFGGLRSGLFVMELEKGRDGFVRTFGFRGGGFGHGVGMCQTGAIGMASQGKTHHDILTHYYRGISVTRLY, encoded by the coding sequence ATGAGCAGTAGGCTGTATGGGATGGCGAGGTGGAGTGCGTTGATAGCGCTCCTGGGGGTGATCTGGGCGAGCAGCCAGGCGGTGGCCCAGGGGCGAGAACTCTCCACGGCGGATCGTGTGGCGATGCTCTACGCGCCGCAGCTCAACTTCACGCGCCGCGGCGATCCCTTGATTCGTCTGGGGATTCTGGAAGGTAAAGACGAGGTGCAGTTCACGCCGAGCGAGCCGATTCGCGTGCTGCCTCAGGGGCCCGGCGGGCCCGAGATCGATCTTCCGGGAGGGGTGACCTACACCGTGGCCATGAGTCAGGGGCAGCCCGGACGTTACAAGCACTGGGTGGTGGTGGATCGGGTGGCCGTGGACCAGCGCGCGGGCGTCGATGAGGTGCTCGGCCAGTGGGAGGGGCGCGGGATGCTACCGCGCACCTTTGAGGTGGGCGGGCTCTTCGCGGTGCGGGGCAAGGTGTTTGATTCACGGGTGATCCTGGTGTGCGTGGGCGGCGCCGATACCTTTGACGAGGCGCAGACGTTGCGTCGGCGCCTGGAGGCAGAGTTTGGTATCAACGGCAGCGTGCACAGCGAACGCCTGGAGTTTCCCGGGGGCACGCTCACGCTCACGGGGCGAGGCATGGACATGCGCATTCGCCATGATGACGTGCTCTGGGTCTCGTCGCGACGGGGACGGGAGGAAGCGATTGCGTACACGGTTCCCGGGATTCAGAAGTCGTATAACGGTGGCGAGGAGACCCGGCGTTATACCGGGGAGTTGATTTTTGCCTCGGATAAGAACGGTCAGATTGCGGTGATCAACAACCTGGGGGCGGAGCGGGTGCTCAAGGGGACGGTGCCTTCGGAGATTTACGCGTCGGCCCCCCAGGGGGCGCTGAGGGCGCAGGCGATCGCGGCGCGCAATGAAATCTTTGCGGCCATTGGCGTGCGTAACCTGGCCGATCCCTACATGCTTCGTGCCGATGTCTACGATCAGGTCTACGGGGGACTTGATAACGAAGACCCGCGAACCAATGAGGCGGTGGATGCCACCCGTGGAGAGGTGATGTTGGCCGGCAGCCGGATCGTCAACGCGGTGTACAGCTCCAACGCCGCCGGGTTTACCGAGAACAACGAAAACGTGTGGGACGCCGAGCCCTGGCCGCATCTTCGAGGCCGGCCCGATGCACCGCTGGACCAGGTGCCGGAGCTATTTCGCGACGGCATCACCGAGGAGAATATCGAGGCATTTCTGGCCAGCGATTTTCCGGCGTACAGCAAGGTGGCACCTGTGAGCAGCGCGCGCCTGTATCGCTGGGAGCGTGAGGTTGAGGCGTCGAAGCCGCAGAGCTGGCTGGCGGAGCGCGGCCAGGACATCGGGCGGATTCGCCACGCCGAGGTGATCAGCCGCGGGGTCAGCGGTCGGGTGATTCGGTTGCGCCTCACTGGCGAGCGCGGCCAGGCCGTGGTGGAGCGTGAACTCAATGTGCGCCGGCTCTTTGGCGGGCTGCGCAGCGGGCTCTTTGTGATGGAGCTTGAGAAGGGACGCGATGGTTTTGTGCGCACCTTTGGCTTTCGTGGCGGCGGTTTTGGCCACGGGGTAGGGATGTGCCAGACCGGGGCTATCGGCATGGCCTCCCAGGGGAAGACACACCACGACATCCTCACGCACTACTACCGGGGAATCTCGGTGACCAGATTGTATTGA